In Tenebrio molitor chromosome 8, icTenMoli1.1, whole genome shotgun sequence, a genomic segment contains:
- the LOC138136292 gene encoding neutral alpha-glucosidase C-like: MKRFRSCLSLFVLFFYTVEIGGLKCSETEFCSYLRDRPTADIYTVDINSIQIDDMGIIKFNILARIGYEDLEVYIYAYKDDILRVKIKEFNSTRFELSDVFAGAPNLAGVSSVDTEAIQMTITTNIGSRVVVKFAPFSLDFYRNEILELVLNGERLFVDNPQNSQSFSVGLSFPRSDHLYGLHEHATGLILRRTENDDPYRMYNLDHAEYPINDTASVYGAVPFIYGHGPEVTAGVFLHNAAQQFVDILPDQMAYFMAEAGTLDLFVFLGPTPAEILRQYLLITGVSYMPPLWSLGYHQSRYSYLTQEEVKDVVANFDNYNFQLDAIWLDIDHTDGQRYFTWNPDTFSDPIEMQNNISATNRKLVAISDPHIKVEKGYSVYDGALENEFFVKNSDGSVFEGRCYPGASSYIDFLNPEARNYYGGRYSYENFPGTTSTLAGIWNDMNEPVVFDLPEYTIPGDSLHFRNVRHMEMHNAYGMLHSRATFEGMMQRDNRTVRPFVLSRSHFAGSQRYAAIWTGDSRSTWEYLDISYAICLNSNLVGIVFCGGDVGGYAGDPDTELYQRWYQAGAWLPFFRAHSGKATPKREPYLFPEDVQNVIRNAIQQRYKHLPVWYTLFHEYIVYKTPLIRPLFFHYTNDRNVFETQNQILVGRDIMVRAVTEPGVDAVSVYFPGGTDEYWISLSNFEVQGGGTYADVPVDINSIPIYYRAGSIIVRKDTVRPSTADMINDGHTLYVNLAPNSTAHGTVYLDDTTSLFYLDYVEYNYLSIDYAGGEVTFTKIDSHANSGQFDFVVDLVVTHELSEMPIDGKPGKYIERRYTTDLNGNLLKDLKFNFKRNTKLSLKLK, encoded by the exons ATGAAGAGGTTCAG atcgTGTCTTTCtcttttcgttttgtttttttatactGTGGAAATTGGTGGTTTGAAATGTTCCGAAACAGAGTTCTGCAG CTATCTTAGAGATAGACCAACCGCTGATATCTATACCGTAGACATCAACAGCATACAAATCGACGACATGGGAATTATCAAATTCAACATATTAGCAAGAATCGGCTATGAAGATCTAGAAGTGTACATCTACGCCTATAAAGATGACATTCTTAGAGTTAAAATCAAAGAGTTTAATTCGACACGGTTCGAATTGTCTGATGTTTTCGCGGGAGCACCAAATCTGGCAGG GGTCTCATCTGTCGATACTGAAGCCATACAGATGACAATCACCACAAATATTGGGTCAAGAGTGGTGgtcaaatttgcaccctttAGTCTAGACTTCTACAGAAACGAGATTTTGGAATTGGTGCTAAATGGCGAGCGTCTGTTTGTCGACAAT CCCCAAAACAGTCAGTCGTTTAGCGTGGGGCTAAGCTTTCCTAGATCTGACCATCTGTACGGCCTTCACGAACACGCCACCGGGTTAATTTTGAGACGCACCGAAAACGATGACCCTTACAGAATGTACAACTTGGATCATGCAGAATATCCCATCAACGACACGGCATCGGTTTATGGCGCTGTCCCATTTATTTACGGTCATGG TCCCGAGGTTACCGCCGGTGTCTTCTTGCACAACGCTGCTCAACAATTCGTCGACATCTTGCCAGACCAGATGGCGTATTTCATGGCAGAAGCCGGTACTTTAGACCTGTTCGTCTTCTTGGGACCCACACCAGCTGAAATCTTGCGGCAGTACTTGCTGATCACTGGTGTTTCATACATGCCTCCG TTGTGGTCTCTAGGGTACCACCAGAGCCGGTACAGTTATCTCACCCAAGAAGAAGTCAAAGACGTGGTGGCAAATTTCGACAACTATAACTTCCAACTGGACGCGATCTGGCTGGATATAGATCACACAGATGGTCAGAGGTACTTCACTTGGAACCCCGACACCTTCAGTGATCCAATCGAAATGCAAAATAATATATCAGCGACTAATCGAAAGCTGGTTGCGATTAGTGACCCCCATATTAAAGTCGAGAAAGGGTACAGCGTGTACGATGGAGCTTTAGAGAACGAGTTCTTTGTGAAAAACTCGGATGGATCAGTTTTTGAAG GGAGGTGTTACCCTGGTGCTAGTAGTTACATCGATTTTCTAAACCCTGAAGCTCGCAACTACTACGGAGGTCGGTACTCTTACGAAAACTTCCCAGGTACGACCAGTACTCTTGCGGGGATCTGGAACGACATGAACGAACCTGTCGTTTTTGACCTTCCCGAATACACAATACCTGGTGATTCTCTGCATTTCCGTAACGTTAGACACATGGAAATGCACAACGCGTACGGAATGCTTCAC tCCAGAGCCACCTTCGAAGGTATGATGCAGAGAGACAACCGTACCGTTCGTCCTTTCGTCTTGTCGCGTTCGCACTTTGCTGGATCGCAACGGTACGCAGCGATCTGGACCGGCGACAGCAGAAGCACTTGGGAATATCTCGACATCAGTTATGCCATTTGTCTCAACTCAAACCTCGTGGGGATCGTATTTTGTGGTGGAGATGTTGGTGGTTACGCCGGAGATCCAGACACCGAGTTGTACCAAAGGTGGTACCAG GCCGGTGCTTGGTTGCCTTTCTTCCGGGCCCACTCAGGCAAAGCGACACCAAAACGTGAACCTTACCTCTTCCCTGAAGATGTCCAAAACGTCATAAGGAACGCGATACAACAACGCTACAAACATTTGCCGGTCTGGTACACTCTCTTCCACGAGTACATCGTTTACAAGACACCTCTCATCCGACCGTTGTTCTTCCACTACACCAACGACCGGAATGTTTTTGAAACCCAAAACCAAATCCTCGTTG GGAGGGACATTATGGTACGCGCTGTTACCGAACCAGGCGTGGATGCGGTAAGTGTGTACTTCCCAGGTGGTACTGATGAGTACTGGATATCTCTGAGTAATTTCGAAGTGCAAGGAGGTGGCACTTATGCGGATGTGCCAGTGGACATTAACTCG ATTCCAATATACTACAGGGCTGGCAGCATTATAGTAAGAAAAGACACTGTGAGGCCCTCTACCGCTGACATGATCAACGACGGACATACCTTATATGTCAATTTAGCTCCA aatagtACAGCTCATGGTACTGTGTACTTGGACGACACCACTTCGTTGTTTTATTTGGATTATGTagaatacaattatttaagCATAGACTATGCAGGAGGAGAAGTCACATTTAC GAAAATAGATTCCCACGCTAATTCTGggcaatttgattttgttgtgGATCTGGTAGTAACCCATGAACTCTCCGAGATGCCCATCGATG GAAAACCTGGAAAATATATTGAAAGACGCTACACAACTGATTTAAATGGCAACTTGCTGAAGGaccttaaatttaattttaagcggAATACGAAGTTGTCCTTGAAACTGAAATAA
- the Atac3 gene encoding GA-binding protein subunit beta-1 isoform X1, with amino-acid sequence MLKFPLADDDPKQSIGTKYILSGSLGAVDGAELIPIDCGGRLIAPTVSVNELGKQLLKAAAEGNVDETKALLNRGALFTADWLGTSPLHLAARNNHLEVCEILLRAGISRDARTKVDKTSLHMAASEGHINIVETLLEYGSDPDCRDLLGMTPLHWAAQNGHAEVVKILVKHFAQTDPLNKFDLTPADVAAQIDRQDIVDLINVDVNEPANAAQHLTLELVENSNESVMHDHVGHFSESNSPIPLETILMEDNENSIDPERLQINKTPALHGDETSENHDSSFAESIRLLQEHGITMLPNEDNNILTTVMETGHSVVLTDVGKQVLNALKESDQKVNSQVNKKIITVTPEEFLSMTANCGTNKAKNILKQINGRLVPKNMKRIVMKKNKLIPVSTVNNVYKIANPNGVTDMETVMTQLIEARKTIEEYKVKLFKKEQEAERYKQQLKLLMDDS; translated from the exons ATGTTAAAATTTCCACTTGCAGACGACGATCCCAAGCAAAGTATAGGCACGAAATATATTCTGTCAGGCAGTTTAGGAGCGGTGGACGGGGCTGAGCTGATTCCA ATCGATTGTGGGGGCCGTCTGATCGCACCGACAGTTTCCGTAAACGAATTGGGAAAACAGTTATTAAAAGCAGCAGCCGAAGGAAATGTGGATGAAACCAAAGCCTTACTAAACCGGGGCGCTCTCTTCACAGCCGATTGG CTAGGAACGAGCCCGTTGCATCTCGCCGCGCGCAACAACCACCTCGAAGTATGCGAGATTCTCCTCAGGGCGGGCATCTCCCGAGATGCGCGCACGAAAGTCGACAAAACCTCGTTACACATGGCCGCGAGCGAGGGCCACATCAACATTGTGGAAACTCTGCTCGAATACGGCTCAGACCCTGATTGCAGAGACTTG TTAGGAATGACGCCGCTGCATTGGGCGGCGCAAAATGGACACGCGGAAGTTGTCAAAATTCTGGTCAAACACTTTGCCCAAACAGATCCTTTGAACAAATTCGATCTGACGCCGGCCGATGTAGCCGCTCAAATCGATCGTCAGGACATCGTTGATTTGATCAACGTGGACGTCAACGAGCCGGCGAATGCGGCGCAGCATCTTACTTTGGAGTTGGTGGAGAATAGTAACGAATCTGTGATGCACGACCACGTTGGTCATTTTTCAGAGTCCAATTCGCCGATTCCTTTAG AGACCATTTTGATGGAGGATAATGAAAATTCGATAGATCCTGAAAgattgcaaataaataaaacaccaG CGCTACATGGGGATGAAACAAGTGAAAATCACGACAGTTCCTTTGCGGAATCCATCAGATTGCTTCAAGAGCACGGAATAACAATGCTTCCAAACGAAGATAATaacattttgacaacagtGATGGAAACAGGACACTCAGTTGTCCTGACAG ACGTAGGCAAGCAAGTGTTGAATGCGCTGAAAGAGTCGGATCAGAAAGTGAATTCTCAAGTGAATAAGAAAATTATAACCGTCACCCCAGAGGAATTCTTGTCGATGACGGCAAATTGTGGTACAAACAAagcgaaaaatattttgaaacagatcAATGGAAGACTGGTGCCAAAGAACATGAAGAGAATTGTCatgaagaaaaacaaattgatTCCGGTTTCGACAGTAAACAAT GTGTACAAAATAGCAAACCCCAACGGTGTTACCGACATGGAAACGGTAATGACTCAATTGATAGAAGCACGAAAAACGATAGAAGAATATAAAGTGAAACTGttcaaaaaagaacaagaagCGGAGCGGTACAAACAACAGTTGAAATTGTTGATGGACGATAGCTAG
- the Atac3 gene encoding GA-binding protein subunit beta-1 isoform X2: MLKFPLADDDPKQSIGTKYILSGSLGAVDGAELIPIDCGGRLIAPTVSVNELGKQLLKAAAEGNVDETKALLNRGALFTADWLGTSPLHLAARNNHLEVCEILLRAGISRDARTKVDKTSLHMAASEGHINIVETLLEYGSDPDCRDLLGMTPLHWAAQNGHAEVVKILVKHFAQTDPLNKFDLTPADVAAQIDRQDIVDLINVDVNEPANAAQHLTLELVENSNESVMHDHVGHFSESNSPIPLETILMEDNENSIDPERLQINKTPALHGDETSENHDSSFAESIRLLQEHGITMLPNEDNNILTTVMETGHSVVLTGKQVLNALKESDQKVNSQVNKKIITVTPEEFLSMTANCGTNKAKNILKQINGRLVPKNMKRIVMKKNKLIPVSTVNNVYKIANPNGVTDMETVMTQLIEARKTIEEYKVKLFKKEQEAERYKQQLKLLMDDS; the protein is encoded by the exons ATGTTAAAATTTCCACTTGCAGACGACGATCCCAAGCAAAGTATAGGCACGAAATATATTCTGTCAGGCAGTTTAGGAGCGGTGGACGGGGCTGAGCTGATTCCA ATCGATTGTGGGGGCCGTCTGATCGCACCGACAGTTTCCGTAAACGAATTGGGAAAACAGTTATTAAAAGCAGCAGCCGAAGGAAATGTGGATGAAACCAAAGCCTTACTAAACCGGGGCGCTCTCTTCACAGCCGATTGG CTAGGAACGAGCCCGTTGCATCTCGCCGCGCGCAACAACCACCTCGAAGTATGCGAGATTCTCCTCAGGGCGGGCATCTCCCGAGATGCGCGCACGAAAGTCGACAAAACCTCGTTACACATGGCCGCGAGCGAGGGCCACATCAACATTGTGGAAACTCTGCTCGAATACGGCTCAGACCCTGATTGCAGAGACTTG TTAGGAATGACGCCGCTGCATTGGGCGGCGCAAAATGGACACGCGGAAGTTGTCAAAATTCTGGTCAAACACTTTGCCCAAACAGATCCTTTGAACAAATTCGATCTGACGCCGGCCGATGTAGCCGCTCAAATCGATCGTCAGGACATCGTTGATTTGATCAACGTGGACGTCAACGAGCCGGCGAATGCGGCGCAGCATCTTACTTTGGAGTTGGTGGAGAATAGTAACGAATCTGTGATGCACGACCACGTTGGTCATTTTTCAGAGTCCAATTCGCCGATTCCTTTAG AGACCATTTTGATGGAGGATAATGAAAATTCGATAGATCCTGAAAgattgcaaataaataaaacaccaG CGCTACATGGGGATGAAACAAGTGAAAATCACGACAGTTCCTTTGCGGAATCCATCAGATTGCTTCAAGAGCACGGAATAACAATGCTTCCAAACGAAGATAATaacattttgacaacagtGATGGAAACAGGACACTCAGTTGTCCTGACAG GCAAGCAAGTGTTGAATGCGCTGAAAGAGTCGGATCAGAAAGTGAATTCTCAAGTGAATAAGAAAATTATAACCGTCACCCCAGAGGAATTCTTGTCGATGACGGCAAATTGTGGTACAAACAAagcgaaaaatattttgaaacagatcAATGGAAGACTGGTGCCAAAGAACATGAAGAGAATTGTCatgaagaaaaacaaattgatTCCGGTTTCGACAGTAAACAAT GTGTACAAAATAGCAAACCCCAACGGTGTTACCGACATGGAAACGGTAATGACTCAATTGATAGAAGCACGAAAAACGATAGAAGAATATAAAGTGAAACTGttcaaaaaagaacaagaagCGGAGCGGTACAAACAACAGTTGAAATTGTTGATGGACGATAGCTAG
- the Ubc6 gene encoding ubiquitin-conjugating enzyme E2-17 kDa — MSTPARRRLMRDFKRLQEDPPTGVSGAPTDNNIMIWNAVIFGPHDTPFEDGTFKLTIEFTEEYPNKPPTVRFVSHMFHPNVYADGGICLDILQNRWSPTYDVSAILTSIQSLLSDPNPNSPANSMAAQLYKENRREYEKRVKACVEQSFID, encoded by the exons atgtcAACTCCAGCCCGACGACGCCTCATGAGAGATTTCAAACG ATTGCAAGAGGACCCCCCGACCGGTGTCAGCGGAGCACCTACAGACAATAACATTATGATATGGAACGCAGTCATCTTCGGCCCACACGACACGCCGTTCGAGGACGGCACCTTTAAACTAACTATCGAATTCACAGAAGAATATCCCAACAAACCGCCCACAGTTCGGTTCGTCAGCCACATGTTTCATCCCAATGTGTACGCCGATGGAGGCATCTGCCTAGACATTTTACAAAACCGATGGAGCCCCACGTATGATGTCTCTGCTATATTAACTTCAATTCAA TCGCTACTGAGCGATCCCAATCCCAATTCTCCGGCGAACTCGATGGCCGCACAACTCTACAAAGAAAACAGAAGAGAATATGAGAAACGAGTAAAAGCGTGTGTGGAACAGAGCTTTATTGACTAA
- the LOC138136294 gene encoding golgin-45, giving the protein MDPILEPPKERTLGDGIDSSLLKLTETALSEKVAKINIHLSNNAPITFTPIEPKCKIFNLKPVYVVKERKKLKCLIRKPKEPKFVPYEPYKGAVEPIKAHKTEIKALIPKPSKNNVEIQELVAQMSEMRSVEMSKATQEAVQNDEGLISRRQWEKEKADYETDIKNLRETNSHLENQIKFQTQVNSELKTLLVAAVGEDLESRVQHLTEDKLQLARALLNSANHLTSHQEQTEWLSGQCEVWRSKFLASSLMVEELARWKSALTVRINDLQETVKRLLDERCKVQKKSVRTCCFLQGVKERLVDEGGEQRETLKNSNIVDLSNINCSLSQQISDLVGADVEKCDDVFEVYSRLPQHTATEKIAMKLLQNPVTIPHKQDAICNALMGTAMSASGEQIYLKHPSSHVSCCPHCTGEIKYI; this is encoded by the exons ATGGATCCAATTTTAG AGCCACCAAAAGAACGCACTCTTGGCGACGGCATCGACAGTTCCCTTCTCAAACTCACCGAAACCGCTTTAAGTGAAAAGGTTGCCAAAATAAACATTCATCTCTCCAACAACGCTCCTATTACCTTCACGCCAATAGAACCCAAATGCAAGATTTTCAACCTCAAGCCTGTGTATGTAGTCAAGGAACGCAAAAAGTTGAAATGTTTGATAAGGAAACCAAAGGAACCCAAATTTGTACCTTATGAACCCTATAAAGGTGCAGTTGAACCAATTAAAGCTCACAAAACTGAAATCAAAGCTCTCATACCTAAACCATCAAAAAACAATGTGGAAATACAGGAACTGGTCGCGCAAATGTCGGAAATGCGCAGCGTTGAGATGAGCAAAGCGACCCAGGAAGCTGTCCAGAATGATGAGGGGCTCATTTCAAGAAGACAGTGGGAGAAAGAGAAGGCTGACTACGAGACCGATATCAAGAATTTGCGCGAGACCAACTCGCATTTGGAAAACCAAATCAAGTTTCAGACTCAG GTGAACAGCGAACTAAAGACCCTGCTTGTGGCCGCCGTCGGCGAAGACTTGGAAAGCCGAGTCCAACACCTGACTGAAGACAAACTACAACTGGCCCGCGCTTTGCTCAATTCCGCAAACCACTTGACATCTCACCAGGAGCAGACCGAGTGGTTGTCGGGACAATGCGAGGTGTGGAGGAGCAAATTTCTAGCTTCCAG CTTGATGGTCGAGGAGTTGGCTCGTTGGAAGTCGGCTCTTACCGTCCGAATCAACGACTTGCAAGAAACCGTAAAGAGGTTGTTGGACGAGAGGTGCAAAGTGCAGAAAAAGAGCGTCAGGACTTGTTGTTTTTTGCAAGGAGTCAAAGAGCGGTTGGTGGATGAGGGAGGGGAACAGCGCGAAACCTTAAAGAACTCAAACATTGTCGACTTAAGCAATATCAATTGTAGTTTAAGTCAACAGATCAGCGATCTAGTTGGCGCCGATGTAGAGAAGTGCGATGATGTGTTTGAGGTTTACTCGAGGCTACCGCAGCACACTGCTACAGAAAAGATTGCTATGAAG CTGCTGCAAAACCCAGTGACCATTCCGCACAAGCAGGACGCCATTTGCAATGCTTTGATGGGGACGGCTATGTCAGCGAGTGGGGAACAAATCTACCTCAAACATCCCTCAAGTCATGTTAGCTGTTGTCCACACTGTACAGGGGAAATAAAGTACATTTGA